The following are from one region of the Halarcobacter sp. genome:
- a CDS encoding DnaJ domain-containing protein: MKLKKWIFIAILLVVFYYVFIVNIFLTISIIFGLIVAYKLYKFYAKMKLNKLVDSKEKFRESELGHFIALVAKVAKADGRVHELEAQLIGMMFDDISKVFNEKVKARDIMKAIFNEEKQTIEDTKEIAKSLNELLGKSIIKRRQYVSFLIQLAYIDSGISSDEEKLLRQIVQELNIPADVYDTIVNSFENKMKNRTQTMSETEAYKILGVKETDDMNTIKKAYRKLIRQYHPDIISSQEKDESYMEEATAKTQEINQAYQVIKDIKKV; encoded by the coding sequence ATGAAACTAAAAAAATGGATATTTATAGCAATCTTATTGGTGGTATTTTATTATGTATTTATAGTAAATATCTTCTTAACAATTTCAATAATATTTGGTCTTATAGTAGCATACAAACTATATAAGTTTTATGCAAAAATGAAATTAAATAAATTAGTAGATTCAAAAGAAAAATTTAGAGAAAGTGAATTAGGTCACTTCATAGCTCTTGTTGCAAAAGTTGCAAAAGCTGATGGTAGAGTTCATGAACTGGAAGCTCAACTTATAGGTATGATGTTTGATGATATCTCAAAGGTTTTTAATGAAAAAGTAAAAGCAAGAGATATTATGAAGGCAATTTTCAATGAAGAGAAACAAACTATTGAGGATACAAAAGAGATAGCAAAATCTTTAAATGAACTACTTGGAAAAAGTATAATAAAAAGAAGACAATATGTTAGTTTTTTGATTCAATTAGCATATATTGATAGTGGAATAAGTAGTGATGAAGAGAAGCTATTAAGGCAGATTGTACAAGAGTTAAATATTCCAGCAGATGTTTATGACACTATTGTAAATAGTTTTGAGAACAAAATGAAAAATAGAACTCAAACTATGAGTGAAACTGAAGCTTATAAAATCTTAGGTGTAAAAGAGACTGATGATATGAATACTATCAAAAAAGCCTATAGAAAGTTAATCCGTCAATATCACCCTGATATTATAAGTTCACAAGAAAAAGATGAATCTTATATGGAAGAAGCAACAGCAAAAACCCAAGAGATAAATCAGGCTTATCAAGTTATTAAAGATATAAAAAAGGTATAG
- a CDS encoding arylesterase — MKKIIFILCILTTQFIYAKSILFLGDSLTEGLGVSKTEAYPHLVEELVKKRLNKNIDAINGGVSGSTISDGLSRLKWYLRTKPDIVFVALGANDGLRGLNLQESQRNLEKIIDEALKSGAKVLLAGMLLPPNYGKEYSEDFKNMFIKLKDKYKLKFMPFLLKDVAGVQELNQADGIHPTSEGYKIIANEVFEFLKDEL; from the coding sequence ATGAAAAAGATAATTTTTATCCTATGTATACTTACTACTCAATTTATATATGCAAAATCAATACTATTTTTAGGCGATTCTCTAACAGAAGGACTAGGAGTATCTAAAACTGAAGCCTACCCACATTTAGTGGAAGAATTAGTAAAAAAAAGATTAAACAAAAATATAGATGCAATAAATGGTGGAGTAAGTGGTTCTACTATAAGTGATGGTTTATCAAGACTAAAATGGTATTTAAGAACAAAGCCTGATATAGTTTTTGTTGCCCTTGGAGCAAATGATGGCTTAAGGGGTTTAAACCTGCAAGAAAGCCAAAGAAATCTTGAAAAAATAATTGATGAAGCTTTAAAATCTGGTGCAAAAGTATTATTAGCTGGAATGTTACTACCACCAAACTATGGCAAAGAATATAGTGAAGATTTTAAAAATATGTTTATAAAACTAAAAGATAAATACAAACTAAAGTTTATGCCATTTTTACTAAAAGATGTAGCTGGAGTACAAGAGTTAAACCAAGCAGATGGAATCCATCCAACAAGCGAAGGTTATAAAATAATTGCAAATGAAGTATTTGAATTCTTGAAGGACGAATTATAA
- a CDS encoding ABC transporter ATP-binding protein translates to MLKIKELKKSYIQGSHTVDIFENLDFEVKEAKRVAIMGKSGSGKSTLLSLISGIIKPNSGDILLDNISYKDMNESQINDFRATNIGFVFQNFHLVSYLNALENVMLPGKVCGIDNPKEKAIELLKSVGLEHRIDHLPSQLSGGERQRVAIARALIHNPKVILADEPSGNLDEETGIAVMDKLFELIKENNTTLILVTHSKDVAARCEETYKLVAGNLTKC, encoded by the coding sequence ATGTTAAAAATCAAAGAACTAAAAAAATCATATATTCAAGGTTCACATACTGTTGATATTTTTGAGAATTTAGATTTTGAGGTAAAAGAGGCCAAAAGAGTTGCAATAATGGGAAAATCAGGAAGTGGGAAATCAACCCTACTCTCTTTAATTTCTGGAATTATAAAACCAAACTCAGGAGATATACTTCTTGATAATATCTCATATAAAGATATGAATGAGAGCCAAATAAATGATTTTAGGGCAACAAATATTGGCTTTGTATTTCAAAACTTCCATTTAGTATCATACCTAAACGCTTTAGAAAATGTGATGCTTCCAGGAAAAGTTTGTGGAATAGATAATCCAAAAGAAAAAGCTATTGAACTTTTAAAAAGTGTAGGACTAGAGCATAGAATTGATCACTTACCCTCACAACTAAGTGGTGGTGAAAGACAAAGAGTTGCCATAGCTAGAGCACTTATTCATAATCCAAAGGTCATCTTAGCAGATGAGCCAAGTGGAAACTTGGATGAAGAAACAGGAATAGCTGTTATGGATAAACTTTTTGAACTTATCAAAGAAAATAACACAACCTTGATATTGGTAACCCACTCAAAAGATGTGGCTGCAAGATGTGAAGAGACATATAAGCTAGTAGCAGGAAACTTGACAAAATGTTAA
- a CDS encoding FtsX-like permease family protein has product MLIVELVLKALARSKSFSLIFILNFCLAIASLSYLQFFKGSIDSSLDAKAKTLLGADIVISSRFPITDEQKEDIKNKLPNIKAYDEGISTVSMVASKNRARLMEVVQINENFPFYGGFGFKDNSSYPQKEALPKENEVWVYQEVLDLLGLKKGDSLKIGSQNYTIKKVIIEDSLKTISFSGFMPKVYLSSEALKRSELLKFGSTARYKLNFLFEKNFTNDELELLEENLETKFDRTLRVLSPNDGRDRLLRVLNFLTNFLSLVSLISFFLGLVGLIYLYSGFLRKHQNDITILSDIGVSKKNLIYTYLLHLFVLISISSVIVFSFIALSSQFIAPLIQKYIDFSFDFSLDYMFFLKSAIILFALSLSIGLPLILPLVQREKRKFSKTIISFIPFVGFLLVLSHFVTPPKYIGFFFALVVLLLILILFVIGSLLLKKFDFSGHFDNLALSLAIKNITRQKRTSLTLFSAILLCTTFFSLIPQVGSSLSNALTQSVNDRPRFFVIDAKEEQLKDIEKQVENLGGKLQNIAPMIRARIVKINGKEPKEDLEENNSRDSAVNLSYRSSLKESEQLVEGRDFSGNYDSSDFSKPIELSVEQRYASRRGINLGDTVIFDVLGLELKAKVVNIRTVKWIEFTPNFFLILQKGAIDDAPNTILATISQGDYDASKMLLTLTDKFPSLTVIDVKSLFESFATIVKDVTSITEKMSFYSIAIGLLMSFIIIQYQMNLQKNNILRLKMIGIKNKTIKNSFLLEFGLISIFASSLGIILGSVGSYFVSDLLFESYWDFRADVLGLYFLLIPLLTLLVVSIFTSKIIHQKENILFGE; this is encoded by the coding sequence ATGTTAATTGTAGAACTAGTTTTAAAAGCCTTAGCACGTTCAAAATCTTTTAGTTTGATATTTATTTTAAACTTTTGTTTGGCTATTGCATCATTATCTTATTTACAGTTTTTTAAAGGAAGTATTGATAGCTCCCTTGATGCAAAAGCAAAAACCTTACTTGGGGCAGATATTGTAATCTCTTCAAGATTTCCAATAACAGATGAACAAAAAGAAGATATAAAAAACAAACTTCCAAATATAAAAGCCTATGATGAAGGAATCTCAACTGTTAGTATGGTTGCTTCTAAAAATAGAGCAAGACTTATGGAAGTGGTTCAAATAAATGAGAATTTTCCTTTTTATGGAGGTTTTGGCTTTAAAGATAACTCAAGCTATCCACAAAAAGAAGCACTTCCAAAAGAGAATGAAGTTTGGGTTTATCAAGAGGTTCTTGATTTACTTGGATTAAAAAAAGGTGATAGCTTAAAAATAGGAAGTCAAAACTACACTATAAAAAAAGTGATTATTGAAGACTCTTTAAAAACAATTAGTTTTAGTGGGTTTATGCCAAAAGTTTATTTAAGTAGTGAAGCTTTAAAAAGAAGTGAACTTTTAAAATTTGGCTCAACTGCTAGATATAAACTAAATTTTTTATTTGAAAAAAACTTTACAAATGATGAACTTGAACTTCTTGAAGAGAATTTAGAAACTAAGTTTGATAGAACACTTAGGGTTTTATCCCCAAATGATGGAAGAGATAGACTTCTTAGAGTATTAAACTTCTTAACAAACTTTTTATCACTTGTTTCTTTAATCTCTTTCTTTTTAGGTTTAGTTGGGCTTATATATCTATATTCAGGCTTTTTAAGAAAACATCAGAATGATATTACTATCTTAAGTGATATTGGAGTTAGTAAGAAAAATCTAATTTATACTTATCTTCTTCACCTATTTGTTTTAATATCAATCTCAAGTGTAATTGTGTTTTCATTTATAGCTTTAAGTTCTCAATTTATAGCTCCACTAATACAAAAATATATAGATTTTAGTTTTGACTTTTCCCTTGATTATATGTTTTTCTTAAAATCAGCAATAATACTTTTTGCTCTTAGTCTTAGTATTGGTTTACCTTTAATACTACCTTTAGTTCAAAGGGAAAAAAGAAAATTTTCAAAAACTATTATTAGTTTTATTCCTTTTGTTGGATTTTTACTTGTGTTATCACACTTTGTAACTCCTCCTAAATATATTGGGTTTTTCTTTGCTTTAGTGGTACTTTTATTGATATTAATACTTTTTGTAATTGGCTCTTTATTACTTAAAAAATTTGATTTTTCAGGACACTTTGATAATCTTGCTTTATCTTTAGCTATTAAAAATATCACAAGACAAAAAAGAACCTCACTAACTCTTTTTTCTGCAATATTACTTTGTACTACATTTTTTAGTCTTATTCCACAAGTTGGTTCCTCACTATCAAATGCTTTAACACAAAGTGTAAATGACAGACCAAGATTTTTTGTAATTGATGCAAAAGAGGAACAACTAAAAGATATAGAAAAGCAAGTTGAAAATTTAGGTGGAAAGCTTCAAAATATAGCTCCTATGATAAGAGCAAGAATAGTTAAAATAAATGGTAAAGAACCAAAAGAGGATTTAGAAGAAAATAATTCAAGAGATTCAGCTGTAAACCTTTCATATAGAAGTTCTTTAAAGGAAAGTGAACAACTAGTTGAGGGAAGAGATTTTAGTGGAAATTACGATTCAAGTGATTTTTCAAAGCCAATAGAACTAAGTGTTGAACAAAGATATGCCTCAAGAAGAGGAATAAACTTAGGAGATACAGTTATATTTGATGTATTAGGCTTAGAATTAAAAGCAAAAGTTGTAAATATAAGAACAGTAAAATGGATAGAGTTTACACCAAACTTCTTTTTAATACTTCAAAAAGGTGCAATAGATGATGCTCCAAACACTATTTTGGCTACAATCTCGCAAGGAGATTATGATGCTTCTAAAATGCTTTTAACTCTAACAGATAAATTTCCTAGTCTTACTGTAATAGATGTAAAAAGTTTATTTGAATCCTTTGCAACTATTGTAAAAGATGTAACTTCAATAACTGAGAAGATGAGCTTTTACTCTATTGCTATTGGTTTATTGATGAGTTTTATTATTATTCAATACCAAATGAACTTACAAAAAAACAATATACTAAGACTAAAAATGATTGGGATAAAAAACAAAACAATTAAAAACTCATTTTTACTAGAGTTTGGTCTAATCTCTATTTTTGCTAGTAGTTTGGGGATTATATTAGGAAGTGTTGGTTCATATTTTGTAAGTGATTTACTTTTTGAGTCATATTGGGATTTTAGAGCAGATGTTTTAGGTCTTTACTTTTTATTGATTCCTTTATTAACTCTTTTAGTTGTAAGTATTTTTACTTCTAAAATCATCCACCAAAAAGAGAATATCCTTTTTGGCGAATAA